The following proteins are encoded in a genomic region of Synechococcus sp. CBW1002:
- a CDS encoding triacylglycerol lipase — protein MHGLLDSPQVFDRLKRELGDRRHPLLIPDLPLRLGRTPIEEAAVLLGSHIEAAFGLDQPIDLLGFSIGGVIARTWIQLLGGYRRTRRFISVGSPQQGTLTAELWPRQLVAGIADLKMGSPLLQQLNSDQDALRGIDCHSFYSAIDLAVLPGWRAVLPVGERTMLPVWTHPQILRDPASIRPLAQELLRP, from the coding sequence GTGCATGGGCTGCTGGACAGCCCGCAGGTCTTTGATCGGTTGAAACGGGAGCTGGGGGACCGCCGCCATCCGCTGCTGATCCCCGATCTGCCGTTGCGCTTGGGCCGCACACCGATCGAAGAGGCAGCCGTTCTGCTCGGCAGCCACATCGAGGCGGCCTTCGGGCTGGATCAGCCCATCGATCTGCTGGGGTTCTCGATCGGTGGTGTGATCGCCCGCACCTGGATCCAGCTGCTGGGGGGCTATCGGCGCACCCGGCGGTTCATCAGCGTCGGCAGCCCGCAGCAGGGCACGCTCACGGCCGAGCTGTGGCCCCGCCAGCTGGTGGCCGGCATCGCCGATCTGAAGATGGGCAGCCCCCTGTTACAGCAGCTCAACAGCGATCAGGACGCCCTGCGCGGGATCGATTGCCACAGCTTCTACTCCGCCATCGATCTGGCCGTGCTGCCGGGATGGCGTGCCGTGCTGCCGGTGGGAGAGCGCACCATGCTGCCGGTCTGGACCCATCCCCAGATCCTGCGTGACCCCGCCTCGATCCGGCCCCTGGCCCAGGAGCTGCTGCGGCCCTGA
- a CDS encoding HU family DNA-binding protein translates to MNKADLVNLVAARTEQTKTDVAQVVDALIDTIIDSVVEDKKVSILGFGSFEARKRSERQGLNPKTGEKIKIPAKKVPAFTAGKMFKDRVQG, encoded by the coding sequence ATGAACAAAGCAGACCTCGTCAACCTCGTGGCAGCCCGCACGGAGCAGACCAAGACCGATGTGGCCCAGGTGGTCGACGCCCTGATCGACACCATCATCGATTCGGTGGTGGAAGACAAGAAGGTGTCGATCCTTGGATTCGGCTCCTTCGAAGCCCGCAAGCGCTCGGAACGGCAGGGACTCAACCCCAAGACCGGCGAGAAGATCAAGATCCCGGCCAAGAAGGTTCCTGCCTTCACGGCCGGCAAGATGTTCAAGGACCGCGTTCAGGGCTGA
- a CDS encoding glycogen-debranching protein: protein MSSIRIGHPWPLGAATTSHGVNFSVAAPAATRLELLLFPHGEASEPDRVIELDHRHRSGDHWHVEVEGVGIGCCYAYRVFGPIQPGGHGFNPSKVLLDPCARAIAGWQSYRRGTAVGSVPNTACCLKGVVTERDRFDFVVAPRPRHSWQSTVIYELHVGGFTQGGGVPVAAERQGTLLGLIDTIPYLRELGVTTIELLPVMAFDPQDAPPGRLNHWGYSPLSWMAPHPAYLQGDDPLQAREQMRQLVMACHQAGLEVLLDVVYNHTTEGNQAGPTLSWRGFGDRLYYQQNERGDYLDVSGCGNTIAANRPLVRRLILESLRCWAVELGIDGFRFDLGIALSRGEQLAPLNDPPLFEAMEADPELSDLKMISEPWDCGGLYRLADFPARRVATWNGRFRDDLRRFWKGDDRTCWPVGQRLSGSPDLFTAAPVRPGQCITFLTAHDGFTLADLVSFNGKHNLANGEDNRDGDNHNNSWNHGVEGPSTDNAISVLRDRQIRNLLASLLLAPGVPMLLMGDEVRRSQGGNNNTWCQDNPLGWMHWQPDAEDLALRTYVIRLLTLRRHLAALLNPEAPFLDGLVEEAPGSEPSHLWREWHGVELRKPDWASWSHTLAWSLHDPHHGALLWCGMNAYGKAMHFDLPPCPAGWMRIIDTALPAGLDLPARPERWSPSGAPLESRSLMLMLAAPLVKGLRLKG from the coding sequence TTGTCTTCAATCCGGATCGGTCATCCCTGGCCCCTGGGAGCCGCGACCACCAGCCATGGCGTGAATTTTTCTGTGGCCGCCCCCGCGGCCACGCGGCTTGAGCTGCTCCTGTTCCCCCATGGAGAGGCCAGCGAGCCGGATCGGGTGATTGAGCTCGACCACCGCCATCGCTCCGGCGACCACTGGCATGTGGAGGTGGAGGGTGTCGGGATCGGCTGCTGTTACGCCTACCGGGTCTTCGGACCGATCCAGCCGGGCGGCCACGGCTTCAACCCCTCCAAGGTGCTGCTCGATCCCTGCGCGCGGGCGATCGCCGGCTGGCAGAGCTATCGGCGCGGTACGGCCGTGGGCAGCGTGCCCAACACCGCCTGCTGTCTCAAGGGCGTGGTGACGGAGCGGGATCGCTTCGATTTCGTCGTCGCTCCGCGTCCTCGCCACAGCTGGCAGTCCACGGTGATCTACGAGCTGCATGTGGGCGGCTTCACCCAGGGGGGCGGCGTTCCGGTGGCGGCCGAACGCCAGGGCACCCTGTTGGGGCTGATCGACACCATCCCCTATCTGCGGGAGCTGGGGGTGACCACGATCGAACTGCTGCCCGTGATGGCCTTCGATCCCCAGGATGCGCCACCCGGTCGCCTGAACCACTGGGGCTACAGCCCCCTGAGCTGGATGGCGCCCCATCCCGCCTACCTGCAGGGGGACGACCCGCTGCAGGCCCGTGAGCAGATGCGGCAGCTGGTGATGGCCTGTCATCAGGCGGGTCTGGAGGTGCTCCTGGATGTGGTGTACAACCACACCACCGAGGGGAACCAGGCCGGCCCCACCCTCAGCTGGCGGGGCTTTGGCGATCGCCTGTATTACCAGCAGAACGAGCGCGGCGACTATCTCGACGTCAGTGGCTGCGGCAACACGATCGCTGCCAACCGGCCCCTGGTTCGGCGCCTGATCCTGGAATCCCTGCGTTGCTGGGCGGTGGAGCTGGGCATCGACGGCTTCCGCTTCGATCTGGGCATCGCCCTGAGCCGCGGCGAGCAGCTGGCCCCCCTCAATGATCCTCCCCTGTTCGAGGCCATGGAGGCCGATCCGGAGCTGAGTGATCTGAAGATGATCAGCGAACCCTGGGATTGTGGCGGCCTCTATCGCCTGGCCGACTTCCCCGCCCGGCGAGTGGCCACCTGGAACGGCCGCTTTCGCGATGACCTGCGCCGCTTCTGGAAGGGAGACGATCGCACCTGCTGGCCGGTGGGGCAGCGGCTCAGCGGCAGTCCCGATCTGTTCACCGCTGCGCCGGTGCGTCCGGGCCAGTGCATCACCTTCCTCACCGCCCACGACGGCTTCACCCTGGCTGATCTGGTCAGTTTCAACGGCAAGCACAACCTCGCCAACGGCGAGGACAACCGCGACGGCGATAACCACAACAACAGCTGGAATCACGGGGTGGAGGGGCCCAGCACCGACAACGCCATCAGCGTCCTGCGGGATCGCCAGATCAGGAATCTGCTGGCCTCGCTGTTATTGGCGCCAGGGGTGCCGATGCTGCTGATGGGCGACGAGGTGCGCCGCAGCCAGGGGGGCAATAACAACACCTGGTGCCAGGACAATCCGCTCGGATGGATGCACTGGCAGCCCGATGCCGAAGACCTGGCCCTGCGCACCTATGTGATTCGACTGCTCACCCTGCGTCGCCATCTGGCGGCCCTGCTCAACCCGGAAGCGCCCTTTCTCGATGGCCTGGTGGAAGAAGCGCCCGGTTCGGAACCTTCCCATCTGTGGCGGGAGTGGCACGGGGTTGAGCTGCGCAAGCCCGACTGGGCCAGCTGGTCCCACACCCTGGCCTGGAGCCTGCACGATCCCCACCATGGCGCCCTGCTGTGGTGCGGCATGAATGCCTATGGCAAGGCGATGCATTTCGACCTGCCGCCCTGCCCCGCCGGCTGGATGCGGATCATCGATACGGCCCTGCCTGCGGGCCTGGATCTGCCTGCCCGTCCGGAGCGGTGGAGCCCGTCCGGGGCTCCGCTGGAAAGCCGCAGCCTGATGCTGATGCTGGCGGCACCCCTGGTGAAGGGATTGCGGCTGAAGGGCTGA
- the gluQRS gene encoding tRNA glutamyl-Q(34) synthetase GluQRS: MELRSRSRYRGRYAPSPTGPLHRGNLRTALLSWLDARLAGGEWLLRLDDLDTPRNRAGAEDGILADLRWLELDWDGPVIRQSERRGLYASVLSALRRAGRLYPCRCSRRLLADISAPHGQPAVYPGYCRERLPQWGFLQERLPSWRLRLAEGALLWPERRGAPGRLDAATEVGDVVLRRSDGFVAYHLATAVDELLFGVTDVVRGEDLRWASGAQVAVMAELGATPPRYCHLPLWRDGQGRRLSKREGAEGAAGLRQQGLDGPAAIGLLAASLGLVPDGSRISSAELLSELLRQLSRQEPRADDLASDLKEGFGIRTTKIAHS, translated from the coding sequence ATGGAGCTGCGTTCGCGCAGCCGCTACCGCGGTCGTTACGCCCCCTCGCCCACCGGCCCACTGCACCGGGGCAATCTGCGCACGGCTCTGCTGAGCTGGCTCGATGCCCGCCTGGCCGGCGGGGAATGGTTGCTGCGACTCGACGATCTCGACACGCCGCGCAACCGAGCCGGAGCTGAAGACGGGATCCTGGCTGATCTTCGCTGGCTGGAGCTGGACTGGGACGGGCCGGTGATTCGCCAGAGCGAACGCCGCGGCCTCTACGCCAGCGTGCTCTCAGCCCTGCGCCGGGCCGGGCGTCTCTACCCCTGCCGCTGCAGCCGCCGTCTGCTGGCGGACATCTCCGCGCCCCATGGCCAGCCGGCGGTGTATCCGGGGTACTGCAGGGAGCGGCTGCCCCAATGGGGCTTCCTCCAGGAGCGGCTGCCCAGCTGGCGGTTGCGGCTGGCGGAGGGGGCGCTGCTGTGGCCGGAGCGCCGTGGGGCTCCCGGCCGGCTGGATGCTGCCACCGAGGTGGGGGATGTGGTGCTGCGGCGCTCCGATGGTTTCGTGGCCTATCACCTCGCCACGGCCGTGGATGAGCTGCTGTTCGGCGTCACCGATGTGGTGCGGGGCGAGGACCTTCGCTGGGCCAGTGGTGCCCAGGTGGCGGTGATGGCTGAACTGGGGGCCACGCCACCCCGCTACTGCCATCTGCCGCTCTGGCGCGACGGGCAGGGCCGGCGGCTGAGCAAACGGGAGGGAGCCGAGGGAGCGGCGGGCCTGCGTCAGCAGGGTCTTGATGGGCCGGCGGCGATCGGGCTCCTGGCCGCGAGCCTGGGGCTGGTACCGGATGGCAGCCGGATCAGCAGCGCCGAGTTGCTCAGTGAGCTGTTGCGTCAGCTGAGCAGGCAGGAGCCGCGTGCCGATGACCTGGCCTCAGACCTTAAGGAAGGTTTCGGGATCAGAACAACCAAAATCGCCCACAGTTGA
- a CDS encoding glycosyltransferase family 2 protein, with protein sequence MLGISLLVRWLLGWFLSLRMPLLPEASLSQVPRVSVLIPARNEETTLPNLLAALNRQSVRPLEVIVIDDHSTDRTASIAMECAQELPITVMQPPPLPQGWCGKTWALHNGVRASHGEVLVFLDADTEPLPSFLERLLAKHQTLGGLVSVQPYHRTEKPYEQLSVLFNLVGLMAVPLGQGSGVAFGPALVTSRIDYDRSGGHAAVAGKVVEDWFLGHCYEQAGLQVSAFLGLGAIDYRMYPGGLRDMVTGFGKNFATAAGEVRWPWMLAVLLWLSGLFWAAWCLPASLLGWPMVGDPALLPNAVVYGAYALQLLLITRRVGRFGWINLVFPIPVLFFIGVFVLAILNLERGRVSWKGRTFSTRDRARTA encoded by the coding sequence TTGCTCGGTATCTCGTTGTTGGTGCGCTGGCTGCTGGGCTGGTTCCTCTCCCTGCGCATGCCCCTGCTGCCGGAGGCCTCCCTCAGTCAGGTGCCGCGGGTCTCGGTGCTGATCCCGGCCCGCAATGAGGAGACCACCCTGCCCAACCTGCTGGCCGCCCTGAACCGCCAGAGCGTACGGCCGCTGGAGGTGATCGTGATCGACGACCACTCCACCGATCGCACCGCCTCGATCGCCATGGAGTGTGCCCAGGAGCTGCCGATCACCGTCATGCAACCGCCGCCGCTGCCGCAGGGTTGGTGCGGCAAGACCTGGGCCTTGCACAACGGCGTACGAGCCAGCCACGGCGAGGTGCTCGTGTTCCTGGATGCCGACACCGAGCCCCTGCCGAGCTTCCTCGAACGGCTGCTGGCGAAGCACCAGACCCTGGGTGGACTGGTGTCCGTGCAGCCCTACCACCGCACGGAGAAGCCCTATGAACAGCTCTCGGTGCTGTTCAATCTGGTGGGGCTGATGGCCGTGCCCCTGGGCCAGGGCAGTGGCGTCGCCTTCGGTCCGGCGCTGGTGACCAGCCGCATCGACTACGACCGCAGCGGCGGCCATGCCGCCGTGGCGGGGAAGGTGGTGGAAGACTGGTTTCTAGGCCACTGCTATGAACAGGCGGGCCTGCAGGTGAGCGCCTTCCTCGGCCTCGGCGCGATCGACTACCGCATGTATCCCGGTGGTCTGCGCGACATGGTGACGGGCTTCGGCAAGAACTTCGCCACCGCCGCTGGCGAGGTGCGCTGGCCCTGGATGCTGGCTGTGCTGTTGTGGCTGTCGGGGCTGTTCTGGGCCGCCTGGTGCCTGCCGGCCTCCCTGCTGGGCTGGCCGATGGTGGGCGATCCGGCCCTGCTGCCCAATGCCGTGGTGTACGGGGCCTACGCGCTGCAGCTGCTGCTGATCACCCGCCGGGTGGGTCGTTTCGGCTGGATCAACCTCGTGTTCCCGATCCCCGTTCTGTTCTTCATCGGCGTCTTCGTGCTGGCGATTCTCAACCTCGAGCGCGGTCGCGTCAGCTGGAAGGGCCGCACCTTCAGCACCCGCGACCGAGCCAGAACAGCCTGA
- a CDS encoding AAA family ATPase produces MAPLRCHLLIGPPASGKTTLARALAPLLSGPGQPPAVVLSTDAIRAEVFGDAAVQGPWGDIQQRLHQRLQEAVANGSPVIVDATHARRAWRLAITQALSLPVAVEWIGWWLHTPLPTCLEWNQRRERPVPVPVIQEMAAALADSHAGPQRSEGFAAICALVPSHHDDLVPVLQSELAGLVKRIRSSRNRENRLQRHGYSRLLDLERLLHLIRLLVSFPDLEASDPGTREELEAWVSPPPQGDLAERAAAYLRRLHGDCYADAAALRRDLLWLEQNGFTSAVAVDAPIQLLEPGPADQPLRRPAVPASGGVHGGSPPMADGPVFLRVMTLLRHMLQAPFDRAGEKGSNLHQHLIAQIEAIPGAYLRGESATLRKDIEKILTPYGFRSRNDNVRHGYCLGTAILSAARLREVHDVVRQAAGRLADPSAQELLTELDERLGWAGLDISEALPVRSYARHSILEAALVRRESLAAPRQAERIETAILEHRRVCLERFASAGSFPESPQGILRVWPLQLIFHNIGWYLLYEDDQVGQAEGLIRSERLDRLARTRSEGRLRRSPEEHRRSLQRVERLLHHCGGIYFGEELAPQLAIASSSARLRDTALETLRFSCTASAFAFIREGVARYPIEHTRFSLPLAGDRWWRHPKAPHVLRPNAKDDSHPYPVELDLPSWTVARDVDLRNWLFGFGGELRIEAPDGMRQELLRHVRAALAVYGETDAAPPRKAAGAAEPSRRQPEAPQFFFSNRCLRD; encoded by the coding sequence ATGGCGCCACTGCGTTGCCACCTGCTGATCGGTCCACCCGCCAGTGGCAAGACCACCCTGGCGCGAGCCCTGGCTCCCCTGCTCAGCGGCCCCGGACAGCCGCCCGCGGTGGTGCTCTCCACGGATGCGATCCGCGCCGAGGTGTTCGGCGATGCGGCCGTTCAGGGGCCCTGGGGCGACATCCAGCAACGCCTGCACCAGCGCCTGCAGGAGGCGGTGGCCAACGGCAGCCCGGTGATCGTGGATGCCACCCATGCCAGGCGGGCCTGGCGGCTGGCAATCACCCAGGCCCTGTCGCTGCCGGTGGCCGTGGAGTGGATCGGCTGGTGGCTCCATACGCCCCTGCCCACCTGCCTGGAGTGGAACCAGCGACGCGAGCGCCCCGTGCCGGTGCCGGTGATTCAGGAGATGGCCGCCGCCCTGGCCGATTCCCATGCCGGCCCGCAGCGCAGCGAGGGCTTTGCGGCGATCTGCGCCCTGGTGCCCAGCCACCATGACGATCTGGTGCCGGTGCTGCAGAGCGAACTGGCCGGTCTCGTCAAGCGGATTCGATCGTCCCGCAATCGCGAGAATCGGCTGCAGCGACACGGGTACTCGCGCCTGCTCGATCTGGAGCGGCTGCTTCACCTGATTCGCCTGCTGGTCTCCTTCCCCGATCTCGAGGCCTCCGATCCGGGGACGCGGGAGGAACTGGAAGCCTGGGTGTCACCACCGCCGCAAGGGGACCTGGCCGAACGGGCCGCAGCCTATCTGCGCCGTCTGCATGGCGACTGCTACGCCGATGCCGCAGCCCTCCGCCGTGACCTGCTCTGGCTCGAGCAGAACGGCTTCACCAGTGCTGTGGCGGTCGATGCACCGATCCAGCTGCTGGAGCCGGGACCGGCGGATCAGCCGCTGCGGCGCCCGGCTGTGCCGGCCAGTGGGGGTGTGCACGGTGGCTCGCCGCCCATGGCCGATGGCCCGGTGTTCCTGCGGGTGATGACCCTGCTGCGCCACATGTTGCAAGCCCCCTTCGATCGGGCGGGGGAAAAGGGGAGCAATCTGCACCAGCACCTGATCGCCCAGATCGAAGCGATTCCCGGCGCCTATCTCCGCGGCGAAAGCGCCACCCTGCGCAAGGACATCGAAAAGATCCTCACCCCCTACGGCTTCCGCTCCCGCAACGACAACGTCCGCCATGGCTACTGCCTCGGCACCGCCATCCTCTCGGCGGCGCGGCTGCGGGAGGTGCACGACGTGGTGCGCCAGGCCGCCGGGCGACTCGCTGATCCCTCGGCCCAGGAGCTGCTGACCGAACTGGATGAACGGCTGGGCTGGGCGGGACTCGACATCAGCGAAGCCCTGCCGGTGCGCAGCTATGCCCGCCACTCCATCCTCGAAGCCGCCCTTGTTCGCAGGGAGTCGCTCGCTGCACCCCGGCAGGCCGAGCGGATCGAGACGGCGATCCTGGAACACCGGCGGGTGTGCCTGGAGCGGTTCGCCTCCGCCGGCAGTTTTCCAGAAAGCCCTCAAGGGATTCTGAGGGTGTGGCCGCTCCAGTTGATCTTCCACAACATCGGTTGGTATCTCCTCTACGAGGACGACCAGGTGGGGCAGGCGGAGGGATTGATCCGCAGCGAGCGGCTCGATCGACTGGCTCGGACCCGCAGCGAGGGGCGGTTGCGCCGCAGTCCTGAGGAGCATCGCCGCTCCCTGCAACGGGTCGAGCGCCTGCTGCACCATTGCGGCGGCATCTACTTCGGCGAGGAGCTGGCGCCGCAGCTCGCCATCGCCAGCAGCTCAGCGCGGCTGCGCGACACGGCCCTGGAGACCCTGCGCTTCTCCTGTACCGCTTCGGCTTTCGCCTTCATTCGCGAGGGGGTGGCGCGCTACCCGATCGAGCACACCCGCTTCTCCCTTCCCCTGGCGGGTGATCGCTGGTGGCGCCACCCCAAGGCGCCCCATGTGCTGAGGCCGAATGCAAAAGACGACAGCCATCCCTATCCGGTGGAGCTGGACCTGCCCAGCTGGACGGTGGCCCGTGATGTGGACCTGCGCAACTGGCTGTTCGGCTTCGGAGGCGAGCTTCGCATCGAGGCACCCGATGGGATGCGTCAGGAGTTGCTGCGGCATGTTCGAGCTGCCCTTGCGGTCTATGGGGAGACGGACGCCGCGCCGCCGCGCAAGGCCGCTGGGGCCGCCGAGCCCAGCAGGCGGCAACCGGAAGCACCGCAGTTTTTCTTCTCCAATCGATGCCTCAGGGACTGA
- a CDS encoding transglutaminase family protein, translating into MWLRTGCSLTFTITAPTPFILMLRLRSGAQQWIAREEYRLNPYIPVFEYTDGYGNLCQRLVALPGPLAIHTTSEVLTADHVDQAPGAPIVTIENLPENVLSYLLPSRYCESDRFGLMAADIVAGQRLGYDQVKAIESWLRSTIRYEPGINYIPLSATEVHAKGSGVCRDLAHLGIALCRSLSIPARLVAGYLYGLRPMDLHAWFEAYVAGRWYTFDATQTELRGGYVVIGYGRDAADVAIYNQFGPAVHPETQSVHVDRLDGGDS; encoded by the coding sequence ATGTGGCTGCGCACAGGCTGTAGTTTAACCTTCACTATCACAGCGCCAACCCCCTTCATTCTGATGCTGCGATTGCGCAGTGGCGCTCAGCAATGGATCGCTCGGGAAGAATACAGATTAAATCCCTACATCCCCGTATTCGAGTACACGGATGGTTACGGCAATCTCTGCCAGCGACTGGTTGCCCTCCCGGGCCCGCTTGCCATTCACACCACATCCGAAGTGCTGACCGCTGACCACGTTGACCAGGCGCCGGGAGCGCCCATTGTCACCATCGAGAATCTTCCCGAAAACGTGCTCAGCTACCTGTTGCCAAGTCGCTATTGCGAATCCGACCGATTCGGCCTCATGGCCGCAGACATTGTAGCCGGACAACGACTCGGCTACGACCAGGTCAAGGCAATTGAAAGCTGGTTGCGCAGCACAATTCGTTATGAACCAGGCATCAATTACATTCCCCTATCGGCCACGGAAGTCCATGCAAAAGGATCGGGAGTCTGTCGCGATCTAGCTCACCTTGGTATTGCTCTTTGCCGCAGCCTGAGCATCCCAGCACGATTGGTGGCTGGATATCTTTATGGGCTCAGGCCCATGGACCTGCACGCCTGGTTTGAAGCCTACGTTGCAGGGCGTTGGTATACCTTTGATGCCACGCAGACCGAGCTTCGTGGTGGCTATGTGGTGATCGGCTATGGCCGCGATGCCGCCGATGTGGCGATTTACAATCAGTTTGGGCCTGCTGTACACCCAGAAACGCAGAGCGTTCATGTTGATCGCCTGGACGGAGGCGACAGCTGA
- a CDS encoding MBL fold metallo-hydrolase — MAILSAPPIDPGRPPLAVLPGLWCFAPNRDCQGGTAWLLALADGDLLVDCPALSEANLTFLEARPALGRIVLTSREGHGRVRRLQERLGWPVLVQEQESYLLPNLQDRVDWGEEAEPAPGLRLLWTPGPTPGSCVIHVQAPAAAGLDILFCGRLLGPTAPGRLVPLRTPRTFHWPRQQRSLVRLRQWLPPASPQWIACGGGLGALRGDKLLAGGSSLISELAEQVATAA, encoded by the coding sequence ATGGCCATCCTGTCCGCACCTCCGATCGATCCGGGCCGTCCTCCCCTGGCTGTGCTTCCCGGACTCTGGTGCTTTGCGCCCAATCGCGACTGCCAGGGAGGCACCGCCTGGCTGCTCGCCCTGGCGGATGGCGATCTGCTGGTGGACTGCCCCGCCCTCAGCGAGGCCAATCTCACCTTTCTGGAGGCACGGCCGGCCCTGGGCCGGATCGTGCTCACCAGCCGCGAGGGCCATGGCCGGGTGCGGCGGCTGCAGGAACGGCTGGGCTGGCCCGTGCTGGTGCAGGAACAGGAGTCTTACCTCCTGCCCAACCTGCAGGACCGGGTCGACTGGGGGGAGGAGGCCGAGCCGGCCCCGGGGCTGCGGCTGCTCTGGACCCCCGGCCCTACCCCAGGCTCCTGCGTGATTCACGTCCAGGCGCCAGCAGCGGCGGGGCTCGACATCCTGTTCTGCGGCAGGCTGCTGGGGCCCACGGCACCGGGGCGGCTGGTACCGCTGCGCACTCCCCGCACCTTCCACTGGCCGCGGCAGCAGCGCAGTCTGGTGCGGCTTCGCCAGTGGCTACCGCCGGCCTCACCCCAGTGGATCGCCTGCGGCGGCGGGCTTGGTGCCCTGCGGGGCGACAAACTGTTGGCCGGCGGCAGTTCCCTGATCAGCGAACTTGCCGAACAGGTCGCTACAGCGGCTTGA